The following coding sequences lie in one Xanthomonas hyacinthi genomic window:
- a CDS encoding ligand-binding sensor domain-containing diguanylate cyclase, whose protein sequence is MEQREQRHPPTDGVHTLRRRSGLLLTLLCVCCTAGAGVAQVALPVSERVIAERPTIARWTMDQGLPHNLVHALAQDRDGLLWIGTWEGVARFDGRAFTVFDRQNTPGMEMSGVFAIVPEADGGVLIGSADDGVFRYSGGRWQHLGDARAQRLRVTSMLRGRDGALWVGSEDGLFRIEADGRLSAAGAVAGLPKTRIAALLQRPDGSVLVGTAQGLFRLDPATLRARRWGRTPAMRAAAVRRLSHDRDGGLLVAGDAGVFWLHADGALQWLRQGQRVDAALQDRQGQLWTSLSSGQLLRRSSSGVSEEMLSISGVVSAALIEDREGLIWAGSTDGLFRVAAGDAGGLTRHDGLGGDDVRVVQQSADGAVWIGHAAGLDRWQHGRIATLRIAASGRDPSVLALAAANDGGMWVGTYSQGVLLLAPDGAVRQRLGSDAGIPQAMVRALLQDADGGLWIGSNAGLAYRNRGRTRVYTLADGLPALQVQALYRDRAGVLWIGSSGGIAALSAGGALRGWPAGAGFPAHNAFDFLEDADGTLWIGSDRGLLRLRDGRFRVYDHRVGLPRDKLFRVIDDGHGHLWATSNQGVLRIARDSIAQLDAGRRTQLAVDVVDRSDGMPGSQGNGASAPAGWLSRAGTLLVPTSAGLALIDPALPSRHSWRAPAVAIERLQVDGREQPLRGDYRLPGSVGRLSVDYAGLSFRSPDKVRYRYRLHGFDRQWIDAGSGEEAVYTNLPPGDYRLEVQATTSSTDWSRSDLVGRTSLQLDVVPPFWQRGPFVVLAAIAFSGLLLWWYRGRSHRYLRRQRRLNRIIAERTHELRTKNLALKLADREREELVRKLAYLAGHDALTGLPNRRTADPHLTAALEGALAAQTPLCVALLDIDNFKRINDTHGHEIGDEVLRRVGEVLRATLGEHAFAARHGGEEFLLVLPGLDREPARARLDELRRRVAVVVVHDLDGRVVQCTASVGFACLGPSLQSRRELLVLADRHLYQAKHEGRDRVIG, encoded by the coding sequence ATGGAGCAGAGGGAACAGCGTCACCCACCCACCGACGGCGTGCATACGCTGCGCCGGCGCAGCGGCCTGCTCCTGACGCTGCTGTGCGTCTGCTGCACGGCAGGCGCTGGCGTGGCGCAGGTTGCGCTGCCGGTGTCCGAGCGGGTCATCGCCGAGCGCCCGACGATCGCGCGTTGGACCATGGACCAAGGCCTGCCGCACAACCTGGTGCATGCGCTGGCGCAGGACCGCGACGGCCTGCTCTGGATCGGCACCTGGGAAGGCGTGGCACGCTTCGATGGCCGTGCCTTCACCGTGTTCGACCGGCAGAACACGCCGGGCATGGAGATGTCCGGCGTGTTCGCGATCGTGCCCGAAGCCGATGGCGGGGTGCTGATCGGCAGCGCCGACGACGGCGTGTTCCGCTATAGCGGCGGCCGCTGGCAGCATTTGGGCGATGCGCGTGCGCAGCGGCTGCGGGTGACGTCGATGCTGCGCGGCCGCGACGGCGCGCTGTGGGTCGGCAGCGAGGACGGCTTGTTCCGGATCGAGGCCGATGGCCGCCTGAGCGCTGCCGGCGCCGTCGCCGGGCTGCCCAAGACCCGGATCGCGGCGCTGCTGCAGCGGCCCGATGGCAGCGTGCTGGTCGGCACCGCGCAGGGGTTGTTCCGCCTCGACCCGGCCACGCTGCGCGCGCGGCGCTGGGGCCGCACGCCGGCGATGCGCGCGGCCGCGGTGCGGCGCCTGAGCCACGACCGCGACGGCGGGCTGCTGGTCGCCGGCGACGCCGGCGTGTTCTGGCTGCACGCCGACGGCGCGCTGCAGTGGTTGCGCCAGGGCCAGCGGGTCGATGCCGCGTTGCAGGATCGCCAGGGCCAGTTGTGGACCAGCCTGTCCAGCGGCCAGTTGCTGCGGCGCTCGTCGAGCGGCGTCAGCGAGGAGATGCTGTCGATCTCCGGCGTGGTCAGCGCGGCGCTGATCGAGGACCGCGAAGGCTTGATCTGGGCCGGCAGCACCGACGGCCTGTTCCGCGTCGCCGCGGGCGATGCCGGCGGCCTGACCCGGCACGACGGCCTCGGCGGCGACGATGTGCGGGTGGTGCAGCAGAGCGCCGATGGCGCGGTCTGGATCGGCCATGCCGCCGGCCTCGATCGCTGGCAGCACGGCCGCATCGCCACGCTGCGCATCGCCGCCAGCGGCCGCGATCCGTCGGTGCTGGCGCTGGCCGCGGCCAACGATGGCGGCATGTGGGTCGGCACCTACAGCCAGGGCGTGCTGCTGCTGGCGCCCGACGGCGCGGTCCGGCAACGGCTCGGCAGCGACGCGGGCATCCCGCAAGCGATGGTGCGCGCGCTCTTGCAGGATGCGGACGGCGGGCTGTGGATCGGCAGCAATGCCGGCCTGGCCTATCGCAACCGTGGCCGCACCCGCGTGTACACCCTGGCCGACGGCCTGCCGGCGCTGCAGGTGCAGGCGCTGTACCGCGATCGCGCCGGCGTGCTGTGGATCGGCAGCAGCGGCGGCATCGCGGCGCTGTCGGCGGGCGGCGCGCTGCGGGGTTGGCCGGCCGGGGCCGGGTTCCCGGCGCATAACGCGTTCGACTTCCTGGAAGATGCCGACGGCACGCTGTGGATCGGCAGCGACCGCGGCCTGCTGCGGCTGCGCGACGGCCGCTTCCGCGTCTACGACCATCGTGTCGGGCTGCCGCGCGACAAGCTGTTCCGGGTCATCGACGATGGCCATGGCCATCTGTGGGCGACCAGCAACCAGGGCGTGTTGCGCATCGCCCGCGACAGCATCGCGCAGCTCGATGCCGGCCGCCGTACGCAGCTGGCGGTGGACGTGGTCGATCGCAGCGACGGCATGCCCGGCAGCCAGGGCAACGGCGCCAGCGCGCCGGCCGGCTGGCTGAGCCGCGCCGGCACCCTGCTGGTCCCGACCTCCGCCGGCCTGGCCCTGATCGACCCGGCGCTGCCCAGCCGGCATTCCTGGCGCGCACCGGCGGTGGCGATCGAGCGGCTGCAGGTCGATGGCCGCGAGCAGCCGCTGCGCGGCGACTACCGCCTGCCCGGCAGCGTCGGCCGGCTCAGCGTCGACTACGCCGGGCTGAGCTTCCGCTCGCCGGACAAGGTGCGCTACCGCTATCGCCTGCATGGCTTCGATCGGCAGTGGATCGATGCCGGCAGCGGCGAGGAGGCGGTCTATACCAACCTGCCGCCGGGCGACTATCGCCTGGAAGTGCAGGCGACCACCAGTTCGACCGACTGGTCGCGCAGCGACCTGGTCGGGCGCACGTCGCTGCAGCTGGACGTGGTGCCGCCGTTCTGGCAGCGCGGCCCGTTCGTGGTGCTTGCGGCGATCGCGTTCAGCGGCCTGCTGCTGTGGTGGTACCGCGGGCGCAGCCATCGCTACCTGCGCCGCCAGCGCCGGCTCAACCGCATCATCGCCGAGCGCACCCACGAGCTGCGCACGAAGAACCTGGCGCTGAAGCTGGCCGATCGCGAACGCGAGGAACTGGTGCGCAAGCTCGCCTACCTGGCCGGCCACGACGCACTGACCGGCCTGCCGAACCGGCGCACCGCCGATCCGCACCTGACCGCGGCGCTGGAGGGCGCGCTGGCCGCGCAGACGCCGCTGTGCGTGGCGCTGCTGGACATCGACAACTTCAAGCGGATCAACGATACGCATGGCCACGAGATCGGCGACGAGGTGCTGCGCCGGGTCGGCGAGGTGCTGCGCGCCACGCTCGGCGAACACGCGTTCGCCGCGCGCCACGGCGGTGAGGAATTCCTGCTGGTGTTGCCGGGCCTGGACCGCGAGCCGGCGCGCGCGCGGCTGGACGAGCTGCGCCGCCGCGTCGCTGTGGTGGTGGTCCACGACCTGGACGGGCGGGTGGTGCAATGCACGGCCAGTGTCGGCTTCGCCT